In a genomic window of Alphaproteobacteria bacterium:
- a CDS encoding response regulator transcription factor: protein MMRTYLENQGYQLMTAFSGAETLAKLDTAQPDIILLDLMLPDNDGLSLLTAIRAKTRAPVIVVSGKNETADKIVGLEMGADDYLTKPFEMRELSARIKAVLRRAGENDKPASNDKDAPLAKAKKVGFNGWTLDRQQYQLFDNTNTPSELTTGEFKLLEALVMAPNRVLSREQLFELTRAGGKFDAYDRVIDTQVARIRKKLGDDPATPALIKTVRGVGYMFCGEAKPLD, encoded by the coding sequence GTGATGCGCACGTATCTGGAGAATCAGGGTTATCAGCTCATGACAGCTTTTAGCGGTGCTGAGACACTGGCAAAGCTGGATACGGCGCAACCCGATATCATCCTTCTCGACCTGATGCTGCCCGACAACGACGGTCTGTCGCTCCTGACCGCAATCCGCGCCAAGACGCGCGCTCCAGTTATCGTGGTCAGCGGCAAGAACGAGACAGCCGATAAGATCGTCGGCCTTGAAATGGGCGCAGACGACTACCTGACCAAGCCTTTTGAAATGCGGGAGCTTTCCGCACGCATCAAGGCGGTCCTGCGCCGCGCCGGCGAGAACGATAAGCCTGCAAGCAACGACAAGGATGCTCCGCTCGCAAAAGCAAAGAAAGTGGGCTTTAACGGCTGGACTCTCGACCGCCAGCAATACCAGCTTTTCGACAATACAAATACGCCCTCCGAACTTACCACAGGCGAGTTCAAGCTGCTGGAGGCCCTGGTGATGGCGCCGAACCGCGTGCTGTCCCGTGAACAGCTTTTCGAACTGACCCGTGCCGGTGGAAAATTCGATGCTTACGACCGCGTCATCGACACGCAAGTGGCCCGCATCCGCAAGAAGCTGGGCGACGACCCCGCAACCCCTGCGCTGATCAAGACAGTACGTGGCGTTGGATATATGTTCTGCGGCGAGG